The Tautonia plasticadhaerens nucleotide sequence CGACGGAAGGGACGGCCCTTTCCCCCTGCTCCGCCGTCGCCTCACGCGGAGCAGGAGGCGACGACGATTGCTTCCCCCGGAGGCTCCTTCCGGCGATCCTGGCCGGGACACGCTCGGTCATCAAGCGTGGGTAAACCATGAATCTCGATCGCCGATCCTTCCTCGGGGCCATCGCCCTAGCCGGGACGACAAGGCCCGGCTTCGCCGCCCCGGATCAGCCGGTCACCGTCGACCGCCTCGACCGGATCGCCCAGGCCCCGGTTCTCCAGATAGTGCATCCTGGTTTCTGGAAATTCCCCGCCCGCCTGGGCGAGGGCTCGGCTTGAAGCGGCGGGCCACCGCCGGTCCCCCCGGAAAGTGCCGACCGACCCCAGGGAGGCCGCCGCCGATGACCCACCAGGATCAACCTGCCGCCATCGACGAGGTCATGGAACTGCTGGCCGAGCATGGCTCCGACGGCCTGGCCCAGGCCATCGGCGTCCTGCGCGACGAGCTCATGGAGCGGGAGCGGACCCAGGCCCTCGGGGCCGCCCCCCACCGGCGATCCGAGGCACGCAAGGGCTCCGCCAACGGCTCCAAGCCCCAGACGCGGCACACCCCGATGGGGCCGATCGCCGTCCGGGTGCCGCAGGCCCGAGGCCTCGACTCCTATGCCTCGGCGTTGGAGAGGGGCGTCCGCGGCGAGCGGGCGTCGAAGCCGGCCGTCGCCGAGAGGGACGGGCCGGGCGTCTCGACCGGCAAGGGGGCCGCCATCGCCGAGCGGCCCCGCGGGTCGGAGGTCACCGGCAGTCAGGTCAGCCGGGCCGCCGGGGCCCTCGACGAGGGGCCGGAGGGGTGGCGGGGCCGCCCGCCGGGGGAGACGCCGTACCCGATCCCGGATGCCCGCGGCGAGGAGGTCCGCCTCGGCGGCTCGATCGTCTCGTGTGCGGTGCTGACGGCCATCGGCATCGATCCCGGGGGCCGGCGGTCGATCCCCGGGGTCGGCGTCTCGATGGCGGAGGCGGAGGTCCACTGGCGGGGCTTCCCGGCCTCGCTGCAGGCCCGTGGGCCGCACGGGGTCGAGATGCCCGCCGGCGACGCCCACGCCGGCCGGGAGCAGGCCCTGGCCGCCCGGCTGACCGGCGTGCCGCGGCGGCGGGGCCAGTCCCCCCCGGCGGAGGACGCCCCGGCCTACGTGCCGAGGCCGTCGCTGCCGCCGGAGGTCGCCGCCGGCCCGCGGGCGGTCTTCGACGCCCGGGATCGCGGCGAGGCCGAGCGGCGACTGGGCCCGGCGGCGAAGAGGTGCCGGGCCGTGGCCCCGAAGCCGGCCGAGTGGCCGGAGCAGGACGTGCCGGAGGGGCTGACCATCTTGACGCTGCCGCCGGGCCGCCGGCGGCGGCTGCGGACGAGCGACATGCCGGAGCGGCTGAACGAGGAGGTGAGCCGGCGGACGCAGGTGGCGGGGTTGACCCCGAACGAGGGATCAGTCCTGCGGCTGGTCAGTGCGGTGTTGATGGGGATCAGCGAGGGCTGGGAGACAGGGCGGAGACGTTTGGCGACGGGACCGGGGTGACCTGTCCGCCTTCAGGCCGGGAATTTACAGAAAGGGGGTTGCACGATCCTGCGAACGTGCCGGTCGACCCGTCGAGGAGTACTGGTACGCGTTCCAGGACTGCTGGCCCAAGGTCCGCACGGCCGAGGGCGACGACATCTTCGCGTGGGCGGTGCGGGAGGCCGCCGAGCACGCCTTCCCGTTGAGCAACAATAGGGGCCCGATGTACGGCGTCGTCGCGTCGATCGCCTGGCATTTATCCCGCCACACCGCCCCGGGGCCGTTCTTCCTCCCGCGTGAGCGGATCGCCGAGTTGCTGGGTGCCGAGCACGCGATGACCGTGACACGGATCGTCAACCTGCTGGAGCGGGACGGCATTGTCCGGTGCGTCGACGCGGAGTTCAGCTACGCGAAGAAGAAGGCCAAGGAGTACATGTTCATCGGCGAGCCGCCGGAACCAGCATAGCCTCGTCTGCCCCCTGCTCCGCACAACCCGCCCCTGTGGCGGTGGTGGTCACCAGAAGCCCCTGCAAGCCCTCACAGCGGCCAACCGGGAAAAGAGCTTCTGGAGTTCACAAGTGCTCACTGAAGGCCGCTGAGACGCTCTGACAGGACGTGTCGGGGCCACCCGCCCACGATCTCGCGATGCCGACCGCACCCGGGAACCTCGGGTCGTCGGTCGGCCCTGGCGTGGGAGTCGTCCCCAGAGGCCACCACGTTGTCTGTAGGGCATCGTAAGGCGAGGTAGGCAAAATCCGCGTCCGTGCGGCTTGCGAGCGATTGTGGACTGGCTGGATGGGTTTCCCAGGCGAGTCGAGCGGCATGGCATCGGGATGCTCTTGCGGTGTCATGTCATATCTACCCTCATGAAGCGGGCCGGCAAAGCGGCGTCGCGGGCATCGGGCCGGCCATCAGCGACGGCCGGGGGAACTCGGGGCCGATGAGTCGGAAGCGGCGTCATGCCCGAGGTGTCCGCATCGCGGAGGGGGTGAAGAGTCACTACCTCGCCATCTGTCCCTGCTCCGCCGCCCCGCCGACCCCGGCGGTGGGCGTGTCGTTAGGCGTCGATGATTGGCCGTTTGGCTTCGGCCGCTCCATTATCTTGCGGAGAATTGCGACGATCATGGCATTCAGGGATGCCTTCTCCTCCATCGCCCGGCTGGACAGCTTCTCATGCAAGGCCGACGGCATCCGGACCACGAAGTGGACCACGGATTCGGGCATCGTGTTGCCTCCCCAATTAATCATATTCGCCCCGGCATATCTCGAACAAGCGTCTGGATCGTATCCATCGGTTCGGGTCGTTGCAACGGAAAATGGTCGGGGATGGGGCCCGCCGGACACCTCGGCCGTCCTGGTCTCCGGAACAGCGGGCATGCCGACACGGCATGACCGTCCCGGGATATCCGGGCGATCCATGACGGCCGTGACCTCCCACTGCGGAGAAGCCCGCCGCCCGAGGGGTCGTCGCCCCGAGGGGTGAATGCCTACCGGGCCGCATCGCCGCCCGATGCGGGTAGCATGGCGGCGGGGCTGATGAGGGCGGAGACCATCACCGAGGCCGAGTGGCTGACCTGCACCGATGCCGCGATCCCCGGCCATTGCCGGCCGGAGTCCGGGCACGTTCGGGGGTGCTGGGTGCTCGACCTCTTGCTCGGGAGGGAGTGAGTCGCTCGCCCTGGAGTCCTTGGTAAGGCCGCGGACGGGCTCGTCCCCGGAGAGGAGAAGCGGCTCAGAAGAGCCGCCACGGAGCAGGGGCGGCGATTGCACGCTCGCTCGTGTGTGCGGGCGTCCGAACCTCACGCCGGTGTCGTGGACGCCCCAGATGGGAGGGAGCCATGTCCTGGTACCGCGTCGCGGCGGACGCCGTGGCCCTGACCCACGCCTCCTACGTCGCCTTCGTCGTCTTCGGGCTGGTGGCGATCGTGACCGGCCTGGCGATGGGAAAGCCTTTGGCACGCAACTTCTGGTTCCGGATCGTCCACCTGGCGATGATCGGCATCGTCGTCCTCCAGGCGTGGCTCGGCGTCGTCTGCCCGCTGACGACCCTGGAGAAGACGCTCCGTCGCCTGGCGTGGAACGAGTGGGTCTATGAGACCGACTTCATCGAGCATTGGGTCCACCGGGTGATCTTCTCCGACCTCCCGCCGTGGGTGTTCATCGCGGCCTACACACTGTTCGGGTTGGTGGTGCTGGCGACGTTCGCGTTCTACCCGCCCAGGTGGAACACCGGGCACGGGCTGAGAGATCGATAATCGCGTGAGCGGGCGACGAGCGTCTTCGGGAGCAGCGGGATCGAAAGGGGCTCGGGGCCGATGGACCGGGAGCAGCGTCGTGCCGGGACGATGTGCCTTGGCCTCTACTCCGCCCACGACGCCGGACGGCGGCGTGGAGTGCCAAACATGTGGCACCGCATTGCCCCTCAGTTTCGCTCTGATCCCGGCTACATTCCCATCCTGGAGGGGGTTCCAATGCGGTGTGGTTGACCTTGCCGCTGCCAGGGTGAGGACGTAGACTTCGACGCCATTTTAGGCTAAAGAGGGCCATGTCCACGAACGTTGACGAGGCGAAACCTGGATGAAGGACACGCGAACCATCCTCGCTCTCGGCTTCGCCGCCACGGCGGGCGTCCTCGCCCTGAATGCCGCCGTCGCCGTCGCCAATCTCCGGCAGATCGCCGCGAACAACCGCCGTGTCGTGCAAGGCGTCGAGACGCTGAGGCAACTTAATGAGACCCTCTCGTCGGCCAAGGACGCCGAGACGGGCCAGCGGGGCTACATCCTCACCGGCGAGGAGCCCTACCTGGAGCCCTACCGGGCGGGCGTCGCGGCGATCGACGGGCACCTCCGCGTCCTCCGGGCTAGCCTCGGCAACCCCGGGCAGGGGGAACGGCTGGCAGCCCTCGAATCCCTCCTGGGCCAACGGCTCGCCGTGCTGGACCGCACCGTTCGGCTCCGCCGGGAGGAGGGCTTCGAGCCCGCCGCCGAGGTCGTCCGGGCCGGTCGTGGCAAGTCCCTGATGGACGACATCCGCCTCGTCGTCGCGGAGATGGAGGAGCACGAGCGGCGGCTCCTCACCCGTCGGTCTGCGGAAGCCCGGGCGAGCCTGGGCCGGGCCATCGTCGCCCTCGCCGTCGCCACGGCCGCCGCCCTGACGCTGGTGACGCTGCTCTACGTCGCCCTGCGGCGACACCTGGCCGCCCGCGAGCGGTCCGAGGCGTCGCTCCGCGAGCAGGCCGAGCGATGGCAGGTGACCTTGGCCAGCATCGGCGACGGGGTGATCGTCTGCGACGACCGCGGCCGGGTGACGCTCATGAACCCGGTCGCCGAGTCGCTCTGCGGCCAGACGGCGTCGGAGGCCTCCGGCCGGCCGCTGGAGGAGGTCTTCCGCATCATCAACGAGGAGACGCGGCAGCCGGCCGAGGCCCCGGTGGCCCGCGTGCTCCGCGAGGGCGTCGTCGTCGGCCTGGCCAACCACACCGCCCTGGTCGCCGCCGACGGCACCGAGCGGCCGATCCACGACGGGGCCGCACCGATCCGCGACGCTCGGGGGCAGATAACAGGCGTCGTGCTCATCTTCCAGGATGATACCGAGCGGCGGCGGCACGAGCGGGAACTGGTCGAGGCCAACCGCCGCAAGGACGAGTTCATCGCCATGCTCTCGCACGAACTCCGCAACCCGCTGGCCGCGATCGGCTCGGCCGTCGTGCTCATCCGCGACCCCGCGGCGGCCAGCGAGCACGGGTGGGCCGGCGAGGTGATCGAGCGACAGGTCCGGCACATGACCCGCCTGGTGGACGACCTGCTCGACGTGGCCCGTCTGACGCGGGGGGCGGTCCGGCTCCGCACCGAGCCGTTGGACGCCCTCACGGTCATCGGGCACGTCGTCGAGGCGATCCGGCCCCTGCTCGACGAGCGGGGCATCCGCCTGGAGATCGGCCTCATGCCGGACCTCCTGCCGCTGGAGGCCGACCCGGTGCGGCTGCTCCAGGTGGTCGATAACCTGCTCTCCAACGCCGCCCGCTTCACCGAGCCCGGCGGCCATATCCGCCTCTCGGCCGAGCACGCCGGTGACCGGGTCGTCCTCCGCGTCCGCGACACCGGGGTCGGCATCCCGGCCGAGTTGCTGCCGCGGGTCTTCGAGCCCTTCGTGCAGGGGGAACGCTCGTCGGCGAGGACCGAAGGTGGCCTGGGCGTCGGCCTGGCCATCGCCCGCAGCCTGGTGGAACTCCACGGCGGGACCATAACCGCCCGCAGCGACGGCCCCGGCCGCGGCAGCGAGTTCGTCGTCTCGCTCCCGGCCGCCGAGCCGCAGGCGATCCCGGATCGGCGAAGCACCCCGGCCGAACCGGCCAAGCGACGCCCGCCGCGGGTACTGATCGTGGACGACAACAAGGACTTGGTCCGGGGGCTGTCTTTGCTGCTGCGGCGGCTGGGCTACCAGGTCGCCGTGGCCTACGACGGCCCGGAGGGGATCGACGCGGCCCGCAGCGAGCACCCGGAGGTCATCCTGCTGGACATCGGGCTACCGACACTCGACGGCTACGAAGTCGCCAGGAGACTTCGGCGGGAGGCGGCCCTGGAGGGGACGCGGATCATCGCCGTGACCGGCTACGGGCAGGAGGAGGACCGCCGTCGCTCGGCGGAGGCGGGCTTCGACCTGCACCTGACCAAGCCGGTGGACCCGGAGACGCTGGTGTCGCTGATGGGAAAGCCGGGCTGAGGCCGCCGGGCGGTGTCGTGGCCTTCCCGGGCCGATGACCCGCCGTGGCTCGCTCGCCCGCGTGTGTCCCAGGTCGAGTCACTCAGGTGGACTCGCCCGACGGAGGATCGTTGGCTCGGCACCGGAGGTGGACGCGTCGTCGTGTGAGTCAGACGATCCGAGCGGGTCGCCCCTGCTCCGCCGCGACGCCAGGGGCGTTGCGATCCATCCGACGCCCGAGCGAGCGTCAGAGGTACCGCAGGAGCACGACGACGAGGAGGACGATCAGCAGCGTCCCGACGATCCCACTCGGGTAGTAGCCCCAGTTCCGGCTGTGCGGCCAGGTCGGGATCGCACCCAGCAGGACGACGACCAGGACGACCAGCAGGATGATCTCCAGCATGCAGGCTCCTTGAACCGGCCGGGCGATGGCCCCATGGGGGCGAGGAGCCCGGACATCCAAATCGCATGCCGAGACGAAGTTCTTCGTTGATCCCCGGACGGAGCCCGGGATAGCATCGATTCGTCATCTCCCAATCCCCTCGGGGGGGCTCCCCCATGCGACCCCGCTTCACGATCGCCGGGCTGCTCGCACTCGTCGCCGCCTCCGGCGTCGCGTTCGCGGCACTCCGCCATGCGGACGAACCCGTCGCCAGCCTCATCGTCACGGGGACGCTCCTCGCCCTCGGCGTCGCCTCCCTGGGGGCGGCCTTTCGGCGGGGGAAGAGCCGGGCATACCTCGCGGGCATCGCCGCCTTCGGATGGGGCTACATGATCCTGGCCCTCGGCCCCGGAGCCGAGGAGAGCCTCCGCCCACGGCTGCTCACCACGAGGCTGCTCGATGGTCTCTACCCGGCACTGAACCCGGACCCCGGAGGGGCGGTCCGCATCTGGGATAGCGGGAAAGGGAAGCCCCTCCTCTCGGTCAGCCCCGACGGTCGGACCGTCATGCCGCTCGGGTCGGAGAGTACGACGATCCAGGGGCTCTGGGGCTATTCCTCCGAGCCGTTCCAGGATGTCGGGCACTCGGTGACCGCCTCGATCCTGGCCCTGCTCGGCGGCATGGTCGCCCGAGCCTTCGCCGCTCGTAGCGAGCGGGAGCGACCCGGGGAGGTCTGAACCGCCGTCGCGAGCATTCCCCCTCACGGGCCAGGCTTCTCACCCGGTGCGACAGGGAAATTCGTCGATGTTCGTGGCCGCGACACCGGCGGGGCTGCCGTAACTCGTTTGCTCGCAGTGTGTCCGGCGTCTGGCCGCCGAGTCTCGTGATTGGGTCATGCCGACGCGGCACCCCTCCTGCGATACTCCCCGGCCGACAGGGATGGCGAGCCGATCGGGCTCTCCGTGACCTGGCGACGCACGAGACGCGAGGGAAGGACGATGCGGAACCTGATCGTGGCCGGCGTGGTGGGGATCGGCGGGGTGCTCCTCGGTGCCGGGAGGGCGGAGGCCCAAGCCTTCGGGCCGGGCACCAGCTTCAATTTCAACCTCGGGATCAGCAAAGGTGGCGAGTACGGGCCGGGGCTCGGCCACGGGGGAGGCCCCGGGTACGGCGGCGGTAGGTATGGCCCCGGATTCGAAGGGTATGGCCCCGCCTTCGGACCGGGATATGGCCGTTCGGGCTGTGCACCCGGGGCGTATGGCCCCGGCCCCGCTTTCGGCCAGCACGGCCGTGGCCCGGGTCATGGTCATCACGGCCGGGGACCGTCCCATTACTCGTCTCAGACGACGATCATCACGACGGTGGTCGCCTGCGACCGCTGCGGCCGTGAGCACGGCCGGCATCGCGGCTGCGACGGGCAGTCCCACGGGGGGTACTTCCCTCCATTCCCACCGCGACATTACCCCTGGTGAGGCGTGCCTCGCCCGTCCCGCCGGAGCGGAGCAGGGGACGACACCGGTTGAAGTGAAGTCGATCGAAATTACGGACACCAACGGGGTCACGTCGCCGGGTCGCCGGACGGGAAGGTGATTGTCGCCCTCCCCCGACGACCGACGGAGCGGGGGAGAGATGGACGACGAGCCGGAGCCGCGTGGCCGCATCGCGTACATCGTCGCCTATCGGACGATGCGGCGACGGATCGACCAGGGTGGCCCCCTCAGCGAGAACCGGAAGGGACGGCGGATCGTCGAGCGGGCGTGCGTCGCCCTCGACGACGTGGCATCGCGGTACGTCTTGATGGGGTGCGAAGACGCCCTCCAAGGCCGCCCGCCCCGCTGGTAGTGGCACGGAACGTGTAAGCAAACTCCCCCGGATCAATCCCGGGGGGATCATGCACGAAGGGCACCCGATCGATATCCCGGCACTGCGTGCCGGGCTTCACCTGCTCGGCTGGACCACCGCCGACGCCCGGATGATGGCCCAGGACGGGTCGCCCTGGTTCGTCGCCTTCGCCGAGCGGGATGCTGAGAAGCTCCGGGGCGAGGGCCCGACCGAGGCCGCCGCCTGGGCGGAGATCGGCTGGAAGGCAGTCGGTGACGCGGCCGGACACGAGCGGGCAGGTCGGCATCCGTCCATCTGGTAGCCGGGCATCATCGACGCTAAACGGGGATCGCCCGTACCGTCAGAGGAGAGTGCCCATCGACCGGGAGAGAGGGCGAACGGCGATCGAGTCGCCCCTGACTCGCACGCCCGGCTCTGCCGGGCGTCCATGACTCGACGGTCCGAAGCTGCATTCCCCATCGGGATGGACGTGGGAGGACTTCTCCGGATGCGTCAAGCTTGAGGATGGGAGTCGGCCTCCCTGAGGCGGCCCGGCCGACCTGTCGGGCGGGCCGCGTCATTCGGCGACCCGGCGGACCTCGACCGCCTGCTCGACCACCTCGTGCGGCGTCCAGAGCGTCATCATCGCCGCGTCGGCGGCGTCGCGGCCGACGGCGATCGGGACCAACGCCGGGCGAAGGCAACCCGTCGTCGCGTCGATGTTGTGCCACGCCTCGCCCAGGTAGACCTGGACGAAGCCGTGGAAATCGGGCGGTTCGAGGCCCAAGGCATACCCCGAGACGTAACGGGCCGGGATGTCCAACGCCCGGCAGAAGGCGATGACCAGGTGGGCGAAGTCGCGGCAGACGCCCACCCGCTGGATCGCCGTGTCGCGGGCCGAGGTGGTCGGGCCGGAAGTCCCGTAACGATACTCGACGTGCCCCCTCACCCACTCGGCGACAGCCCGGACCCGGCCTCCGCCCGGCGGGAGGCGGCCGAACTCGGTCTGGGCCATGCGGCCGAGCAGGTCCGATTCGCAGTACCGGGACGGCAGCGTGTAGACCAACGCCTCGGCCGGGAGTTCGTGGGGCGGAAGTTCGGCGGCGTGTTCGGGGAGTTCGGCGTTCGGGTCGGCCTCGACGGTGGCCGAGAACTCGAAGGAGAACCGCCCCTTCGGGGCGATGAGGTGCCTCTGGGGGTTGCCGTAGAGGTCACGCCGCAGTTCGCAGGATCGCGTCGGGGTGGTCGTGAGCCGCTCCTCGACGACCCGATGTCTCGCCCCGCTCAGAGGCGGCTCGACCATGAGGAAGGCGAACGACTCGTCTTGCAGTTCGTAGGTGGCGGTGGCTCGCACGGCCAAGAGCATGGGGTGACTCCGATCCGGATGCGATCCCTGGACCGACAAGCATAGCGTGCGGGCCGGTGCATGCCGGGAGATTCGGATCAGCCGCCGGAGCCGGATCGAGTCCGATGAGTCCGATCACCGGTGGCCTTGATGCCAGATTGCCGGGTGGCGGCGAGTCGACGGACTCGGGAACTCGCTGGCGATCCGGGCGGACTTCGCTGGAGGGATGGCGATGGACGGACTCCCCCGCCCCTGCTCCGACGCTCCGCGTCCGGCGGAGCGTGGACGCGAGCGTTTTCGTGTGCGGGCGAACTCCCCGATCTTGGCCATCGTCCGTCTCAATCCGGCACGTCACCCGCAGGAGCCACTGCTGGCCCTGTAGATACCGTACTGCGTGGACGGCAAAATCCGCAGCCGTGCTCGTCGCGGGCCGTCCTGGGGGCATCCAGGGGGCTCCAACGGCCGATCAATTGGTCGGCTGCAAGGATGCTCATGCGGTTTCACACCTCATCTACCTTCATGGGGCGGTCCGGCAACGTGGCGTCGGGGGCATCAAGGTCGTCCCGCTGACGCGGCCGTCTGCGACGGAGGGAATTGGGACTGCCGATCAGGCCCACGAGGACAATCGGCAGGGAGAGGATTCCGTAGCTGTCCGGGGTGAAGAGGTAAATCCGAACGCCAGAAATCCGACAGGGATGCAAATGACCGCGACGCCGAGCAAGCCGGCAGAACTCCCCGACGGGGCCGGATCGACCCCCTTCCGGCCGCGAGTGTCGTCGCCCATGGTGAGCCGCCTGAGCTTGAGTGGTCCTCCGAAACGCCGTGGAAGATCACGTCGTCCCGGGCGTCCCATCCCATCAACCCGAATCGACGAGTCGCACGGGGCCGAGACTTGCGGACCATACTCGTCTCAGCCGGTTGGGGGAATGCGTCACCGTCAGGCCGTCCGGGGCCTACACCGGCGTCCTGCCCCATCGCCGATCCGCGTGCAGGACCATCACATCCGGGCCTTGCCGTCCGATTGCCCGTCGCTCGAACTATGCCACTCCACCGCCTCGCGGAGTATCTCGACGACCATGGCGTTCAGGGACGCCTTCTGCTCCTTCGCCCGGCTGGCAAGTTCTTCGTGCAGGTATGGGGGCATCCTGATCTGGAAATGAACAACGGTTTCCGGCATGGTACCCTCCCGCTCAAGCTGCCTTGGCGACGTGCGTCCTGGCCGACAATTGGATGATATCCTCCGGGTCGATCCAAATCAATCAAGAAATGTGGAAATCCTCGAAGGAATGTCGCCGTCTCGTCCGACCGCATCGAACCCGGCAGGGTGATTGACCCCTCGCCCCTGCTCCGTCCGCCGGCGGCAACGCCGGCGGTATTGCGGCCGGAGATTCGTCGTCCGCTCGCGTTCGGAGAGATGCCGTGAGCGGAGTCAGAGGTACCGCAGGAGCACGACGACGAGGAGGACGATCAGCAGCGTCCCGACGATCCCACTCGGGTAGTAGCCCCAGTTCCGGCTGTGCGGCCAGGTCGGGATCGCACCCAGCAGGACGACGACCAGGACGACCAGCAGGATGATCTCCAGCATGGGATGTTCCTCTGTGTGCAATCGACCTGCGGGGCCGGACTGGCAGTGGCACGACATCCGAACGGCATCGACTCAATCCCTCACGTCGAACTCGCACTCCAAGACCTTCTGGCCCTCCAGGGCGGTCCCGGGGGCCGCAACGCTGATCGCACCCAGGCCCCGCCGCAGCCGGATCGCATCCCCTTCGACGGCGAACTCCGAGGAGAAGTCGGCGGGCAAGACCCGCCAGCCCTCGCGGACGATCGGTGGCGAGGTCGTCCCGGTGATGACCAGAAACGCCGACCCCTCGGGGCGGTTCGGGATGCCGCGATCCCGCTCGGTGAGCCGATGCATCACCAGCAGGTCATCGCCCGGCTGCCCCGCGTCGACCACCTCCTCCGGGGCGAGTGGTTCCTCGGCCGGCCCGGCGTGAACGGCCCCCAACGGGGAGATGAGCCAGGCGAAGCCCGAGACCGTTCGGGTGGTGTCGGCCATGATGACTATCCCCCTCCTTCAGATTGCCGCATGCTCCCGGCCGCCGCGGGGCGGCTCGACTTGCCCTGCTGCTTGGACAGCATCTGCACCAGGTGGTCGCGTATCTGCTCGACCTGCTTGGCATCCTGCTCGTGCAGCCGCCGGAGCATCTCGACGCACTCCTGCGAGTTCTCCTTCTGGGCGTCCTGGATGTACTTCTCGTAGGCGTTGAGCCCCTCGGCTTTCGACTGGAGGACCGTCAGCCAGTCGTACATCAGGTCGCTGATCGGGTTGGCCGCCATGTCCTGATATCCTCAAGGGTGTCGTGAGCGTGCGACGGAACCCTCAACGTTCGGCCTGCAAGCAAGATGCCGATTGCTATGCGGGCAACAGGCTTCTTGCCGCCGCTCGCGTATCCCGTAGGGGATGAGGCGGCTCGACCGAGCCGGCGGCGGAGCAGGGGGGCGGCGATGGCCCGATCGGCCGCAGTCCTGGTTGTAAGCGAGCGTGACCGTGCCGGGGCCGGCGTTTGACGACGCAATGTCAGTTCCACATCAATGGGCCGGTCCCGATCTTGCGGGTCGTCTCGACCCGAGGAGAGGCCCTGCGATCACGCGACCACAACTCCCGGAGGCCCATCATGGATCGCCAGCAGCGAGAGGCTGAGTTGCGGGAGATGCTGACCACCCAGCGGGGCAAAGAGGAGCTTCTGGCCACGCTGAAGCAGCACGCGGGCATGACCGAGGGCAACCTGCCGCCCTTCGAGACGCTGCTCGTCGAGGCCATCCTCAATTACGAGTTCCCGCCGGAGGCGGGCGGTGATCTCCGGCCGACGAAGGAGGCCGAGCCGTCCGACCGGAAGCTCGCCGAGCCTGGGGGTCAGGAGTCGCTCGGGGGATAGGCCGCGACATCCGTCGCGGGGGCGACCCCAACGCTTCGCAACCGTCTTTGGCCGACTACGAGGTCGGGAATTCGGACGGCCGATCGTCTTACCGGCCGGAACCCGGCGTGCTTTACGAGTGAGCCGGGGAGCGGGTGTTCGGCCGATCGAGCCGCCCCCTGCTCCGCACGCCCGGCTCTGCCGGGCGATTTAGCCGTGGCCCGCTGATCGTGCCCCCCAACACTGGGCTCTCCCCTCGGCGTCCACATTCTCGGCTGAACCCACTTCAATCGCCCGGGCCACTCGACCTCCAGAGCTCGGGGCTTTGGAAGGGGTCAAGCTGATGCAGGAGCCTCAGGACAACCCGATTCTCGCGGGAGAAGATGATCCGCAAGTTCGTCGGCTCCAGGGCAAGCTCGGGCTGGGATCGCTTCTCGGCCTCGTGGTCGATGTCCAGGAAGATCATGTCCTTGCCTTGGAGGGTCTTGTAGCCGGAGGCCAACCTGATGATCGGGGCGGTATCGTTCGCTCCCTCGCCGCCCTCCTCGTCACGGAAGACCGCACCGCAAGCGGCGATGAGGGATTTGGCGAACGCATCCCGACGCACTGCCTTCCAGAACCGTTTTCGATGATTATTGAAGAATCTCTTGGCGGTCTCATAATCCCGGTGCTCCCGAAGCTCCCCGACTTCGCCTGCGTTCGCCACCTCGTTCCAGATACTGCCGAGCACCGTGACGTCAGGATGGGTCAGGGGCTTGCCAAGCAGGAGTCGCAAGGCCAAGTTCTGTTGCGGTGTGAAGCCGAGATCGATCGCCATGGCCGTCTCTCCGCATCGTCCAGGTCGGCGGCGTTCATCCTCATTGTCCCGCAAGGCGGCTGCATTGAGAACCAGCTTGTCCGGCTGTGTACGCTCGATCGGCGGGAGCATGAGGGAGCGATGTTCCAGCCGACGACCCTCCCGGACTGGATGATGACCTGGAGGCCACCGTCTTCGCCGACGCCGCGACCCCTGTCACTGCTGGCCGAAGCGGGGCCGCTGAGCCGTCGACCTC carries:
- a CDS encoding IS256 family transposase, coding for MTHQDQPAAIDEVMELLAEHGSDGLAQAIGVLRDELMERERTQALGAAPHRRSEARKGSANGSKPQTRHTPMGPIAVRVPQARGLDSYASALERGVRGERASKPAVAERDGPGVSTGKGAAIAERPRGSEVTGSQVSRAAGALDEGPEGWRGRPPGETPYPIPDARGEEVRLGGSIVSCAVLTAIGIDPGGRRSIPGVGVSMAEAEVHWRGFPASLQARGPHGVEMPAGDAHAGREQALAARLTGVPRRRGQSPPAEDAPAYVPRPSLPPEVAAGPRAVFDARDRGEAERRLGPAAKRCRAVAPKPAEWPEQDVPEGLTILTLPPGRRRRLRTSDMPERLNEEVSRRTQVAGLTPNEGSVLRLVSAVLMGISEGWETGRRRLATGPG
- a CDS encoding helix-turn-helix domain-containing protein gives rise to the protein MSNNRGPMYGVVASIAWHLSRHTAPGPFFLPRERIAELLGAEHAMTVTRIVNLLERDGIVRCVDAEFSYAKKKAKEYMFIGEPPEPA
- a CDS encoding Arc family DNA-binding protein gives rise to the protein MPESVVHFVVRMPSALHEKLSSRAMEEKASLNAMIVAILRKIMERPKPNGQSSTPNDTPTAGVGGAAEQGQMAR
- a CDS encoding DUF2784 domain-containing protein encodes the protein MSWYRVAADAVALTHASYVAFVVFGLVAIVTGLAMGKPLARNFWFRIVHLAMIGIVVLQAWLGVVCPLTTLEKTLRRLAWNEWVYETDFIEHWVHRVIFSDLPPWVFIAAYTLFGLVVLATFAFYPPRWNTGHGLRDR
- a CDS encoding hybrid sensor histidine kinase/response regulator translates to MKDTRTILALGFAATAGVLALNAAVAVANLRQIAANNRRVVQGVETLRQLNETLSSAKDAETGQRGYILTGEEPYLEPYRAGVAAIDGHLRVLRASLGNPGQGERLAALESLLGQRLAVLDRTVRLRREEGFEPAAEVVRAGRGKSLMDDIRLVVAEMEEHERRLLTRRSAEARASLGRAIVALAVATAAALTLVTLLYVALRRHLAARERSEASLREQAERWQVTLASIGDGVIVCDDRGRVTLMNPVAESLCGQTASEASGRPLEEVFRIINEETRQPAEAPVARVLREGVVVGLANHTALVAADGTERPIHDGAAPIRDARGQITGVVLIFQDDTERRRHERELVEANRRKDEFIAMLSHELRNPLAAIGSAVVLIRDPAAASEHGWAGEVIERQVRHMTRLVDDLLDVARLTRGAVRLRTEPLDALTVIGHVVEAIRPLLDERGIRLEIGLMPDLLPLEADPVRLLQVVDNLLSNAARFTEPGGHIRLSAEHAGDRVVLRVRDTGVGIPAELLPRVFEPFVQGERSSARTEGGLGVGLAIARSLVELHGGTITARSDGPGRGSEFVVSLPAAEPQAIPDRRSTPAEPAKRRPPRVLIVDDNKDLVRGLSLLLRRLGYQVAVAYDGPEGIDAARSEHPEVILLDIGLPTLDGYEVARRLRREAALEGTRIIAVTGYGQEEDRRRSAEAGFDLHLTKPVDPETLVSLMGKPG
- a CDS encoding DUF3309 family protein, with protein sequence MLEIILLVVLVVVLLGAIPTWPHSRNWGYYPSGIVGTLLIVLLVVVLLRYL
- a CDS encoding transglutaminase-like domain-containing protein, coding for MLLAVRATATYELQDESFAFLMVEPPLSGARHRVVEERLTTTPTRSCELRRDLYGNPQRHLIAPKGRFSFEFSATVEADPNAELPEHAAELPPHELPAEALVYTLPSRYCESDLLGRMAQTEFGRLPPGGGRVRAVAEWVRGHVEYRYGTSGPTTSARDTAIQRVGVCRDFAHLVIAFCRALDIPARYVSGYALGLEPPDFHGFVQVYLGEAWHNIDATTGCLRPALVPIAVGRDAADAAMMTLWTPHEVVEQAVEVRRVAE
- a CDS encoding toxin-antitoxin system HicB family antitoxin, which translates into the protein MPETVVHFQIRMPPYLHEELASRAKEQKASLNAMVVEILREAVEWHSSSDGQSDGKARM